The Chryseobacterium nakagawai genome has a segment encoding these proteins:
- a CDS encoding helix-turn-helix domain-containing protein translates to MENFTFKEIAAFIGIFLVLVLALFLVTVKTKNKLSNCLLAFFLFINALDAIKFLQHGFPVNFINLEAFRWSTNYVVSALFYLYVLSVCYTNFRLKPKHLIHLIPFLAFNAFMMWGIYCSDRPAKIKFINGMNDMPLLQFFLFLFEALFQVYFIASFFAIRKAKKVYLENYTNPNISSLNALYTIAILYYVLHFIVLIRWLVTYIFGIGEIRAWIVTIDGVAFLFCTCWYLFVALNNPEFFRGVNSDLKPIEEVVSEEKSSPKIDKEKNTQIDSLKEFMIKNEPYLDSSLTIQNLAEQVEIPVKDLSALINLYMDKHFFDFVNEYRIEKAMQILKDSSQKELTVLEILYKVGFNSKSSFNTSFKKYTGTTPTDFRRNPK, encoded by the coding sequence ATGGAAAACTTCACTTTTAAAGAAATAGCCGCTTTTATAGGAATTTTTCTTGTACTTGTACTTGCATTGTTTTTAGTAACTGTAAAAACCAAGAACAAACTTTCAAACTGTCTGTTAGCGTTCTTTCTTTTTATAAATGCACTCGACGCTATCAAGTTTTTGCAACACGGATTTCCAGTTAATTTTATCAACCTCGAAGCGTTTCGTTGGAGCACTAATTACGTGGTTTCAGCATTATTTTATCTTTATGTATTGTCTGTTTGTTACACCAACTTTCGATTAAAACCGAAACACTTAATACATCTTATTCCGTTTTTGGCGTTCAATGCGTTTATGATGTGGGGAATTTATTGTAGTGATAGACCTGCGAAAATAAAATTCATCAACGGCATGAACGATATGCCGCTCTTGCAATTTTTCCTCTTCCTTTTCGAAGCGTTGTTTCAAGTCTATTTTATTGCCTCATTTTTCGCAATTAGAAAGGCTAAAAAAGTATATCTCGAGAATTACACAAACCCAAATATTTCATCACTCAATGCTCTTTACACAATAGCAATTCTCTATTACGTTTTACATTTTATTGTTCTGATAAGATGGTTGGTTACGTATATTTTTGGCATCGGTGAGATTCGGGCGTGGATTGTAACTATTGATGGAGTAGCATTTTTGTTTTGTACGTGTTGGTATCTTTTTGTCGCGTTAAATAATCCCGAATTTTTCCGAGGTGTGAATTCTGATTTAAAACCGATAGAAGAAGTAGTTTCCGAAGAAAAATCCTCTCCAAAAATAGATAAAGAAAAGAATACTCAAATCGATTCTTTAAAAGAGTTTATGATTAAAAATGAACCTTATCTCGATTCTTCACTAACGATTCAGAATTTAGCAGAGCAAGTAGAAATACCTGTGAAAGATTTATCCGCTTTGATTAATTTGTATATGGACAAACATTTTTTCGATTTCGTGAATGAATATCGAATTGAAAAAGCCATGCAAATTCTAAAAGATTCTTCTCAAAAAGAGTTGACCGTTTTGGAAATTTTGTACAAAGTTGGATTTAATTCTAAATCTTCATTTAATACCTCATTCAAAAAATATACGGGAACAACTCCTACAGATTTCAGAAGAAACCCAAAATAA
- a CDS encoding serine hydrolase domain-containing protein, with amino-acid sequence MKKIFFLISLSILFTNFLSAQKPTEQKTEINQINELMTKSYERGLFNGNILVAKKGKIIYQKSFGFTDETRKTSLTKNSIFNFGSIVKQFNAVAIMMLVERGQLNLDDPISKYNLDLPKWSEKVTTRHLINYASGIPRIENKMIVPKNDEEAWKILRKTDTLLFEPGKGYRYDNGNVFLQRRIIEKVTGATFQDFVTKNIIRPLKMTNSVFDAKAGYKNRTSCYDMDHVRCPELEFISGWLWLGINDMYKWIDAMNHNRLISRKSFETLLNNPYAKEEGGSLGRYYEEDELQRHNGISYKFESILLNDIKNDFIVILASNNLNKVYSLGHTIRDIMLGKTY; translated from the coding sequence ATGAAAAAAATATTTTTTTTAATATCATTAAGTATTTTATTCACCAATTTTCTTTCAGCCCAAAAGCCAACTGAACAAAAAACAGAAATCAATCAAATTAACGAACTCATGACCAAATCCTACGAAAGAGGTTTGTTCAACGGAAATATTTTGGTCGCTAAAAAAGGAAAAATCATCTATCAAAAATCATTTGGTTTTACCGATGAAACGAGAAAAACGTCTTTAACGAAAAATTCCATTTTTAATTTTGGCTCTATTGTAAAGCAGTTTAATGCAGTTGCTATTATGATGTTGGTGGAGCGTGGTCAGTTAAATCTTGATGATCCCATTTCGAAATATAATTTGGACTTGCCAAAATGGTCAGAAAAAGTAACGACCAGACATTTAATCAATTATGCCAGTGGAATCCCTCGAATTGAAAATAAAATGATCGTCCCGAAAAATGATGAAGAAGCTTGGAAGATTTTGAGAAAAACGGACACCCTCTTATTTGAGCCGGGAAAAGGCTATAGATATGATAACGGCAATGTGTTTTTGCAAAGAAGAATTATTGAAAAGGTAACAGGAGCCACTTTCCAGGATTTTGTTACTAAAAACATTATCAGACCTTTGAAAATGACCAATTCCGTTTTTGATGCAAAAGCAGGGTACAAAAACCGAACATCCTGTTATGATATGGACCACGTAAGATGCCCGGAATTAGAATTTATAAGCGGTTGGCTTTGGTTAGGCATCAATGATATGTACAAATGGATTGATGCAATGAATCATAATCGGTTAATTTCCAGAAAATCCTTTGAAACATTATTGAATAATCCTTATGCAAAAGAAGAAGGTGGTTCTCTTGGTAGATATTATGAAGAAGATGAATTGCAACGTCACAACGGTATTTCGTATAAATTTGAATCTATTTTATTAAATGATATAAAAAATGATTTCATTGTAATCCTGGCATCCAATAACCTCAATAAAGTGTATAGTTTAGGACATACAATCCGTGACATTATGCTTGGAAAAACTTACTAA
- a CDS encoding tetratricopeptide repeat protein — protein MVVKEFPKNPNVIDSLGEAYYTNKQYDLAIDCYKKAIELGGTQGNAEKMIDKIVKEIGK, from the coding sequence TTGGTTGTAAAAGAATTTCCAAAAAACCCCAATGTTATAGATAGTTTGGGTGAAGCGTATTATACCAACAAGCAATATGATTTGGCCATAGATTGCTATAAAAAAGCAATTGAACTGGGAGGAACCCAAGGTAATGCTGAAAAAATGATCGACAAAATAGTAAAAGAAATAGGTAAGTAA
- a CDS encoding TCR/Tet family MFS transporter, with protein MKKTGKKAAIGFIFVTLLIDITGWGIILPVVPKLIGELINSDLSEAAKYGGWLGFAYAITQFIFAPIVGNLSDKYGRRPIILISLFGFAIDYVLLALAPSIGWLFFGRIIAGLTGASISTASAYIADISTDEDRTKNFGLIGAAFGLGFIIGPVIGGLLGHYGARVPFYFAAILCMVNFLYGLLILPESLEKDKRRSFSWKRANPIGTVNFLKKQSKISNLVIALILVYIALHAVQSNWHFFTMYKFNWTERTVGLSLGLLGLLLGLVQGILIRWTTPKLGEQKSVYFGLILYALGLMLFAFTNQGWMMFVFLVPYSLGGICGPALQSIISKNVPANEQGELQGALSSLVSATSILGPPMMTNLFYYFTHDKAPFQFSGAPFFLASILMFMSVIIIYFAFRQKGEKEAKD; from the coding sequence ATGAAAAAAACAGGAAAAAAAGCAGCTATTGGATTTATATTTGTAACGTTGTTGATTGATATTACAGGTTGGGGAATTATACTTCCAGTGGTTCCTAAACTCATTGGAGAACTTATCAATAGTGACCTTAGTGAAGCTGCAAAATATGGAGGTTGGCTTGGCTTTGCTTATGCTATTACGCAATTTATATTTGCACCTATAGTGGGTAATCTTAGTGACAAGTATGGAAGACGCCCAATTATTTTAATTTCTCTTTTCGGATTTGCTATTGATTATGTACTATTAGCACTAGCGCCTTCTATTGGGTGGTTGTTTTTTGGAAGAATCATTGCCGGTCTTACTGGAGCTAGTATTTCAACAGCTAGTGCATATATCGCCGACATATCCACCGATGAAGATAGAACTAAAAATTTCGGCTTAATCGGTGCAGCTTTTGGATTAGGTTTTATTATAGGTCCGGTAATAGGTGGTTTGCTTGGACATTATGGAGCAAGAGTTCCCTTTTATTTCGCGGCTATATTATGCATGGTGAATTTTCTTTACGGCCTGCTTATACTACCGGAAAGTTTAGAAAAAGATAAACGCCGGTCATTTAGCTGGAAACGTGCAAACCCTATTGGAACAGTTAATTTTTTGAAAAAACAGTCAAAAATATCAAATCTCGTCATCGCTTTAATTTTGGTCTATATTGCGCTCCATGCTGTACAAAGCAATTGGCATTTTTTTACTATGTATAAATTTAATTGGACGGAAAGAACTGTAGGTCTATCGCTTGGTTTGCTTGGCTTATTGCTTGGCTTAGTACAAGGAATTCTAATTAGATGGACAACTCCAAAATTAGGAGAACAAAAAAGTGTATATTTTGGGTTGATATTGTATGCATTAGGTTTAATGCTTTTTGCATTTACTAATCAAGGATGGATGATGTTTGTTTTTCTCGTTCCTTATTCCTTAGGTGGGATCTGCGGACCCGCACTTCAATCAATAATCAGTAAAAATGTTCCTGCAAATGAACAAGGTGAACTGCAGGGGGCATTATCAAGTTTAGTGAGTGCTACCTCTATTTTGGGACCTCCAATGATGACCAACTTATTCTATTATTTCACTCATGATAAAGCCCCTTTTCAATTTTCAGGAGCTCCATTTTTTCTGGCATCCATTTTAATGTTTATGAGTGTAATTATTATATATTTTGCTTTTCGACAAAAAGGTGAAAAAGAAGCTAAAGATTAA
- a CDS encoding helix-turn-helix domain-containing protein, with translation MALLITLDNVYKLYNLDSSKKTEGIVILNQQNDPKKKYTNNSRLFDGLLLGFLIQGSMKAQIHFLEYEMNAGDIAILQPQLMIDTNSLSEDAKIVTIGLSLDFITAFPVLREFIMNNQIRWQPIIRLQPEEIKLQNELLTLIQNFYNKKPSHNKTEMLRHLVMVLMSMISEVYSCLPSNKSLVKNRTHEIIDDFYLLISKHANQQRSVAFYAKKLHLTPQYLSTFLKQRTGKSVLQWIDHITILHAKTLLKSSNLSIKEISNELHFEETSVFCRYFKRIVGVSPKTYRNEY, from the coding sequence ATGGCTCTATTGATAACTTTGGATAATGTCTATAAATTGTACAATCTTGATTCTTCAAAAAAGACGGAAGGAATAGTTATTCTCAATCAACAAAATGATCCTAAAAAGAAATATACAAATAATAGCCGTTTATTTGATGGTTTATTGCTAGGGTTCCTGATACAAGGATCCATGAAAGCACAGATTCATTTTTTAGAATATGAAATGAACGCAGGTGATATTGCTATTTTGCAGCCGCAATTGATGATCGACACAAACTCATTGAGTGAAGATGCCAAAATTGTAACCATTGGTCTTTCCTTAGATTTTATTACAGCATTTCCAGTTTTACGTGAGTTTATAATGAACAACCAAATTAGATGGCAGCCAATTATCAGACTTCAGCCTGAAGAAATAAAATTGCAAAATGAATTATTGACGCTTATACAGAATTTCTACAATAAAAAGCCTAGCCATAATAAAACGGAAATGCTTCGACATCTTGTTATGGTTCTTATGAGTATGATTTCTGAAGTATATTCTTGTTTACCGAGTAACAAAAGCTTGGTGAAAAACCGCACACATGAGATTATAGATGATTTTTATCTACTAATTTCAAAACATGCAAACCAACAAAGAAGTGTTGCGTTTTATGCTAAAAAGCTACATTTAACACCACAATACCTTTCCACTTTCCTGAAACAGAGAACTGGAAAATCTGTATTACAGTGGATTGATCATATCACAATTCTACATGCTAAAACACTATTGAAATCTTCTAATTTATCAATTAAAGAAATTAGCAATGAGCTTCATTTCGAAGAAACAAGTGTCTTTTGCAGATATTTTAAAAGAATAGTGGGAGTGTCACCAAAAACCTATAGAAACGAATACTAA
- a CDS encoding LamG-like jellyroll fold domain-containing protein has product MKRKILLMPFKLNFQKIWIAYFLMIFQFGFSQQGSALDFDGANDYVNCGNILPTSYTKEAWIYVKSLSTQNNIISGGDSDGLHAFWIPNSSGKLSAGHNGGWFSVEDSVPLSINTWYHVAVTYDAATSTMKLFKNGELVDTNNEVDPVEGGNIVRLGAFNNAANSFTGTMDEVRIWNRALSPGEITNHMNCELSGPGAGLMAYYKFNQGVANANNTSVTTLQDSSGNNYNGTLNGFALNGNSSNWVGNSIINTGTTCSGSLNVSSVEKMKFKFFPNPATNKVFLRSEQPIVNVEVINFLGQTVIKQEISSGEAEINLSSLTPASYWMRVKTEKGIETIKVIKK; this is encoded by the coding sequence ATGAAAAGAAAAATACTTTTAATGCCTTTCAAACTAAATTTTCAAAAAATTTGGATTGCCTATTTTTTAATGATTTTCCAATTTGGATTTTCTCAGCAAGGATCAGCGCTGGATTTTGATGGCGCAAACGATTATGTAAACTGTGGAAACATTTTACCTACAAGTTATACCAAAGAAGCTTGGATTTATGTGAAAAGTTTAAGCACCCAAAACAACATTATCTCTGGTGGTGATTCGGATGGGCTGCACGCTTTCTGGATCCCCAATAGTTCCGGTAAACTTTCTGCTGGGCATAATGGTGGTTGGTTTAGCGTAGAAGACTCTGTGCCATTGTCTATTAATACTTGGTATCACGTTGCAGTAACTTATGATGCTGCTACTAGTACAATGAAATTGTTTAAAAATGGAGAATTGGTTGATACCAATAATGAGGTTGATCCAGTTGAAGGAGGAAACATTGTCAGATTAGGCGCTTTTAATAATGCCGCCAATAGCTTTACAGGAACTATGGATGAAGTAAGAATCTGGAATAGAGCTTTATCTCCCGGTGAAATAACAAACCATATGAACTGTGAGCTATCAGGTCCGGGAGCAGGATTAATGGCATATTATAAATTTAATCAGGGCGTTGCTAATGCGAATAATACTTCTGTAACAACCTTGCAAGACAGCAGCGGAAATAATTATAATGGAACTCTTAATGGTTTTGCTTTAAACGGCAACTCTTCTAACTGGGTTGGCAATAGTATTATAAATACCGGGACTACATGTTCTGGTTCTTTAAATGTATCGTCAGTAGAAAAAATGAAATTTAAATTCTTTCCTAATCCTGCTACAAACAAGGTGTTCCTGAGATCCGAACAACCCATTGTAAATGTTGAAGTGATTAACTTTCTAGGACAAACTGTTATAAAACAGGAAATAAGCAGTGGGGAAGCAGAAATCAATTTGTCATCTCTTACTCCAGCCTCTTATTGGATGAGAGTAAAAACTGAAAAAGGTATTGAGACCATAAAAGTCATTAAAAAATAA
- a CDS encoding tetratricopeptide repeat-containing sensor histidine kinase yields MPTIKKIIFLFITFFTLSCREKKESFYFEKVTPPKEEPTKVWLRKNENYNADKDRYLKVFLDYYQSKMAKGDYSDASKILDLVTTKFVYFYDFDPRLTNVVKEFDERYRRELPPIKTIYIDSYYGNLEFDRDHLNKAKDYFLKITALEPDDYKSCYKIARAYYDLSYTYFVLGDLKNSIEANEKSRNYSIRIRDQESIASVESNYVNIYKANGSFQKAIASADEVIKISKEIGNTYDYFMGKYNKCSVYGFFNQHQLKNKYIHETYKEYIASQYDNDVLLLCISDYEIEALVEENKLNDAHIVLDRIKPVAEKNTSQNWQKDYQATLALYQIARDVKTCNTKYIENSLPNLLEHKNYERANLFYNVLLEKAIQSRDPDKVVFYNNEVYRTKDSLSSAKSKLINLELAAKYETKEKEQEIKLQQETIINKNAVIIALILVFIALLLAIIIYYLKQKQKKLSLEKERSLQFTKNLLDKTEEERKRIASDLHDSVSHELLSLKHSFEVSQLQLNDKVDSIINDIRAISRNLHPVLFEKIGLEASLEQFMERIQNTHRFMISSEIHYQDGLTTEKELQIYRIVQEAVSNIIKYADAIAAKVVLTENKDTVILEIMDNGKGFNVKETLEKKDAFGLHNIIERSKAIGGQATITSTDKGTKIVVQIKK; encoded by the coding sequence ATGCCTACGATTAAGAAAATCATATTCTTATTCATTACTTTTTTCACATTATCATGCAGAGAAAAAAAGGAAAGTTTTTATTTTGAAAAAGTAACTCCGCCAAAAGAAGAGCCTACAAAAGTCTGGTTAAGAAAAAATGAAAACTATAACGCAGATAAAGACCGTTACCTGAAAGTTTTTTTGGACTACTATCAAAGTAAAATGGCAAAAGGTGATTATTCAGACGCCTCCAAAATTCTGGATTTAGTGACTACAAAATTTGTTTACTTTTATGATTTTGATCCTCGTCTTACCAACGTTGTAAAAGAATTTGATGAAAGGTATAGAAGAGAATTACCACCGATAAAAACAATTTACATTGATAGTTATTATGGCAATTTAGAATTTGACAGAGACCATCTCAACAAGGCTAAGGATTACTTTTTAAAAATTACAGCCTTAGAACCGGATGATTACAAAAGCTGTTACAAAATAGCCCGTGCTTATTATGATTTATCATATACTTATTTTGTTTTAGGAGATTTAAAAAATAGTATAGAAGCAAATGAAAAATCCAGAAATTACTCCATAAGAATCAGAGATCAGGAAAGTATAGCTTCTGTAGAGTCGAATTATGTCAATATTTACAAAGCAAATGGTTCTTTTCAGAAGGCAATCGCAAGTGCGGATGAAGTGATAAAGATCTCTAAAGAAATCGGGAACACCTATGATTATTTTATGGGCAAGTATAATAAATGCTCCGTTTATGGTTTTTTTAATCAGCATCAGTTGAAAAATAAATATATCCACGAAACTTACAAAGAATATATAGCCAGCCAATATGATAATGATGTACTGCTGCTTTGTATTTCTGATTACGAAATAGAAGCTTTAGTTGAAGAAAATAAATTAAACGATGCCCATATAGTTTTAGACAGAATAAAGCCTGTTGCAGAAAAAAACACCTCTCAAAATTGGCAAAAGGATTACCAAGCAACATTAGCTTTATATCAAATCGCCAGAGATGTAAAAACGTGTAACACAAAATATATAGAAAATTCACTACCCAATTTGCTTGAACATAAAAACTACGAAAGAGCTAACCTATTTTATAATGTTTTATTAGAAAAAGCAATTCAAAGCAGAGATCCGGACAAGGTTGTTTTTTATAATAATGAAGTGTACCGTACCAAGGACAGCTTATCGAGCGCAAAAAGTAAGCTGATCAATTTAGAACTCGCAGCAAAATATGAAACGAAAGAAAAAGAGCAGGAAATTAAACTCCAACAAGAAACTATTATCAATAAAAATGCTGTTATTATAGCTCTAATACTCGTCTTTATTGCATTGTTATTAGCCATTATTATTTATTATTTAAAACAAAAACAAAAGAAATTGTCTTTAGAAAAAGAACGATCATTGCAGTTTACTAAAAACCTTCTGGATAAAACCGAGGAAGAGCGCAAAAGAATTGCCTCTGATCTCCATGACAGCGTGAGCCATGAGCTATTGTCGCTTAAGCATTCCTTTGAGGTAAGCCAGCTTCAATTAAATGACAAGGTGGATAGCATTATTAACGACATCAGAGCCATCAGCAGAAATTTACATCCCGTTCTTTTTGAAAAAATAGGACTCGAAGCCAGTTTAGAACAATTCATGGAACGTATTCAAAATACCCATCGTTTTATGATCTCATCCGAAATCCATTATCAGGATGGTCTCACGACTGAAAAAGAATTACAAATCTATAGAATTGTGCAGGAAGCGGTTTCAAATATTATAAAATACGCAGATGCGATCGCGGCAAAAGTAGTTCTCACTGAAAATAAAGACACCGTTATTTTAGAAATTATGGATAACGGAAAAGGATTTAATGTAAAAGAAACGCTTGAAAAAAAGGATGCTTTTGGTTTACACAATATCATAGAAAGAAGCAAAGCCATTGGTGGACAAGCCACTATCACATCCACTGATAAAGGCACAAAAATAGTGGTTCAAATAAAAAAATAA
- a CDS encoding response regulator transcription factor codes for MKILVADDHPLTLNGTVSYLTNLGYNVVSACSNGTAALNYIQIYLPDVAVLDLNMPGLDGLEVAKKVMENKWRTKVIILTMHNEIGVLNKAKEFEVDGYILKEKACPDLEKCMKEIALGKKYYSGALLQNYTIEHTDDLGKLNLLTLSERKIIELIAGQKTSKQIAELLFLSEKTVEGHRTRIIEKLGIPKEKNALLIWAIQNYKK; via the coding sequence ATGAAAATTCTAGTTGCAGACGATCATCCTCTAACCCTGAATGGAACTGTTTCTTACCTTACCAATTTAGGATATAACGTAGTGAGTGCCTGCTCTAATGGAACGGCAGCACTTAATTACATTCAGATTTATTTGCCGGATGTAGCGGTTTTAGATTTAAATATGCCGGGGCTGGACGGATTGGAAGTGGCCAAAAAAGTAATGGAAAATAAATGGCGCACGAAAGTGATCATCCTTACCATGCACAATGAAATCGGAGTTCTGAACAAGGCAAAAGAATTTGAAGTAGATGGTTATATTTTAAAAGAAAAAGCTTGTCCTGATTTAGAAAAATGTATGAAGGAAATTGCTTTAGGAAAGAAATATTATTCCGGAGCTTTACTTCAAAATTACACCATAGAACACACGGATGACCTTGGCAAACTCAACCTATTAACACTTTCTGAAAGAAAAATAATAGAATTAATAGCGGGTCAAAAAACCAGTAAGCAAATTGCAGAACTTCTTTTCCTGTCTGAAAAAACAGTAGAAGGACACCGTACCAGAATTATAGAAAAACTGGGCATTCCAAAAGAAAAAAATGCATTACTGATTTGGGCTATACAGAATTATAAAAAATGA
- a CDS encoding YXWGXW repeat-containing protein encodes MKTNTISYHEDVFLMKDDMISDGTQLLAAKLYMALKKLIMLSIIALFATTSFFAQNTGYIDDQTTVTVKTQLAPPALPDYVQPPCPGDGYLWTPGYWAWDVSGYYWVPGVWILPPSVGLLWTPGYWGFYDSFYGWHPGYWGPRVGYYGGINYGFGYFGSGFYGGRWDHGHFMYNTSVWRVNNNIHNTYINKVNIVNNNRMSFNGGKGVMYHPNKDEMDGMHDNRVSASKEQMDHEMNMRNNMGQFHHNSGPMIHSMNFPGGQGFDRGGREMGMGGMHRGGGGRGRR; translated from the coding sequence ATGAAAACAAACACAATTTCCTATCATGAAGACGTATTTCTAATGAAGGATGATATGATCTCAGACGGTACTCAATTGCTTGCTGCAAAATTGTACATGGCTCTGAAAAAATTGATAATGCTTTCCATTATTGCTCTCTTTGCAACAACTTCTTTTTTTGCACAGAATACAGGGTATATTGATGATCAAACGACTGTTACTGTAAAAACTCAGCTTGCACCACCTGCATTACCGGATTATGTACAGCCTCCGTGTCCGGGAGATGGTTATTTGTGGACTCCCGGATACTGGGCCTGGGACGTAAGCGGATATTACTGGGTTCCAGGAGTCTGGATTTTACCTCCTTCTGTTGGCCTATTGTGGACCCCTGGATACTGGGGATTCTACGATAGCTTCTACGGATGGCATCCTGGATATTGGGGACCTAGAGTAGGGTATTATGGAGGAATCAACTATGGTTTCGGATATTTTGGAAGTGGTTTCTACGGCGGAAGATGGGATCATGGCCACTTTATGTACAACACTTCAGTGTGGAGAGTGAATAATAATATTCACAATACCTACATCAATAAAGTGAATATTGTCAATAACAATCGTATGAGCTTTAATGGAGGAAAAGGCGTAATGTATCATCCGAATAAAGATGAAATGGATGGCATGCATGATAACCGGGTTTCCGCAAGCAAAGAACAAATGGATCATGAAATGAATATGAGGAATAATATGGGACAATTTCATCATAATTCCGGCCCAATGATCCACAGCATGAACTTTCCGGGCGGACAGGGATTTGACAGAGGAGGAAGAGAAATGGGAATGGGAGGAATGCACAGAGGTGGTGGTGGAAGAGGCAGAAGATAA
- the zwf gene encoding glucose-6-phosphate dehydrogenase yields MSKTSDTKVNATVLIIFGGNGDLTQRKIIPALYNLFLENRLPEKFAIIGTSRTELSDQKYRDSLLEGINQFSRTGKAKKEKWAEFSSNISYQAADIKDVASYNEFYLKINKLKEEWKQNPSILYYCAVSPDLFCTIAENISKSKLENDQKTTRIIIEKPFGRDLESARALNANLLTIFDEKQIYRIDHYLGKEVVQNVMAFRFANTIMEPLWNRTHIEHVQISVTEQIGVENRGSYFDRAGILRDMIQNHLLQLLCIVAMEPPINFDADLVRDRKVDVLKAIRKIVPGKIDTIAVRGQYGSGWVEGKEVPGYPEETDVQADSNTETYAAMKFNIDNWRWQGVPFYLRTGKRLSKTASYIVVQFREVPHNMFNNEEHAIPKQNRLIISIQPDMSIKFQLESKTPGLEMMLNTVDMVFDYSEKTKTESPEAYETLLLDVISGDQTLFMRADQVEEAWKVVMPILDHWENNKMTSFPNYPANSWGPENADALIAKDGFHWINLPQKK; encoded by the coding sequence ATGTCAAAAACTTCAGATACAAAAGTAAATGCTACAGTCTTAATTATTTTCGGAGGAAACGGAGATTTGACTCAACGGAAAATCATTCCTGCATTGTATAATCTCTTTCTTGAAAACAGATTGCCTGAAAAATTCGCTATTATAGGAACTTCAAGAACAGAATTGAGTGATCAGAAATATCGGGATTCCCTGTTGGAAGGGATCAATCAGTTTTCCAGAACAGGGAAGGCTAAAAAAGAAAAGTGGGCAGAATTTTCCTCAAATATTTCATATCAGGCAGCTGATATCAAAGATGTAGCATCTTACAATGAATTCTATTTAAAAATAAACAAGTTGAAGGAGGAGTGGAAGCAGAATCCTTCAATACTGTATTATTGTGCTGTTTCACCGGATTTGTTCTGTACCATTGCAGAGAATATTTCCAAAAGCAAACTGGAGAATGACCAGAAAACCACCCGCATCATCATTGAAAAACCATTTGGCAGAGATCTGGAATCTGCAAGGGCTTTAAACGCAAACTTACTGACCATTTTTGATGAAAAGCAAATCTACAGGATAGATCATTATTTGGGAAAAGAAGTAGTTCAGAATGTGATGGCTTTTCGTTTTGCCAATACCATTATGGAACCTCTATGGAACCGTACGCATATCGAACATGTTCAGATCTCGGTGACCGAACAGATTGGTGTAGAAAATAGAGGAAGTTATTTTGACCGTGCAGGCATCTTGAGGGATATGATCCAAAACCATTTGCTGCAATTGTTATGTATTGTTGCCATGGAACCGCCTATCAACTTCGATGCTGACCTTGTGCGTGACCGGAAGGTTGATGTTTTGAAGGCTATCCGGAAAATTGTTCCGGGTAAAATTGATACTATAGCTGTCAGAGGACAATATGGATCAGGCTGGGTTGAAGGCAAAGAGGTTCCCGGTTATCCTGAAGAAACTGATGTGCAGGCGGATTCAAATACTGAAACCTATGCCGCTATGAAATTCAATATCGATAACTGGCGCTGGCAGGGTGTTCCTTTTTATTTGCGAACCGGTAAAAGACTCTCTAAAACAGCTTCCTATATAGTGGTGCAATTTCGGGAAGTGCCACATAATATGTTCAATAATGAAGAACACGCTATTCCAAAACAGAACAGGCTTATTATTAGTATCCAACCGGATATGTCGATTAAATTTCAGCTTGAAAGCAAAACGCCGGGTCTTGAAATGATGCTGAATACGGTGGATATGGTATTTGATTATTCGGAAAAAACAAAGACCGAGTCGCCGGAGGCTTATGAAACACTATTGTTAGATGTTATTTCGGGAGATCAGACCTTATTTATGCGGGCTGATCAAGTGGAGGAAGCGTGGAAAGTTGTCATGCCGATTCTTGATCATTGGGAGAACAATAAAATGACAAGCTTCCCGAATTATCCCGCCAACTCCTGGGGTCCGGAAAATGCAGATGCACTCATCGCCAAAGACGGCTTTCACTGGATCAATTTACCTCAAAAAAAATAG